In Akkermansia muciniphila, one DNA window encodes the following:
- a CDS encoding MFS transporter — translation MICYNPPHMDDVQTSKKKMPSKKEWRGFYSLILIQAQNAFNEKAAQFLLIPLGVWLASTNAAYGPDSWVNSLQYILACIFVLPYILFSPFVGWLADCFCKARIIQFMSFLQILVLGAMLLCYKYENIEMAVFWFCVFSVQATILSPAKKGVVKDMVGSRQLGYASGLMEMSLILSMLAAQIGIFAWFDILQVSSNDGWEAAAFPTFILTCIAVPVAIASLYLPRYPANQTRKFEWKLFYEHFVQLKYLWSQRDLRLSEIGVSYFWFLAGALMLISLQIAQEHPIDGTGFSMSAAILMAWLSGGTVVGGVIASIICRKKIELGLIPLGAIGFTIGCIFMSFFAPGSLPSNIGFGITGAFAAAYLVPLNAHLQDNCDPSNRSTVIAAGNLMDCLMGLVAVGFQLMLRNIFSIQNQFWVLAALGVVITIVAFRLIPREFIRMMGLWIMRIVYRSRIIHQDRIPEDGGAVIVSNHVTYGDALFLSLICPRPIRFIVAEEFVAIRWLGWILELFNCLPISSRNPRESLSKAIQALKAGEVICIFPEGQLTRTGTLCAARRGLEMLAKKSRCPIVPIYMDELWGSIFSYSGNRFFSKAPLRVPYRFTAAIGEPIEPDAVNPRMVINTLRELSSTCLEIAASIGRDAILNHLERIAHKPLVFSKNARLSGYEIAECLMNDTVEAEHPELRKWLSTLLDSTRSQSRLCDFWMNAQQLERVNSLQPRELLLTSVGREEVHETVAAVLWPILTSTPVYLISDGDHSMPEGIRQIAGSDFLRRRLYSLVPKTRTPFYDFSGSGDLVLPNIGWRPCFATDRGIILAMSMKRSVFKLDDGTVQLGMRARTRGRLLPGFYLNPPLSNVIAGATLSTPYSLPPNLYLDESGFLAELQSSNHEQ, via the coding sequence ATGATCTGCTACAATCCGCCCCACATGGATGACGTACAGACATCTAAGAAAAAAATGCCCTCAAAAAAGGAATGGAGGGGTTTTTATTCCCTGATTCTCATTCAAGCCCAGAACGCTTTCAATGAAAAAGCCGCCCAGTTCCTGCTGATTCCGCTGGGCGTCTGGCTGGCTTCCACCAACGCCGCATACGGGCCGGACTCCTGGGTCAACTCCCTCCAGTACATTCTAGCCTGCATCTTCGTTCTGCCCTACATCCTGTTCTCCCCTTTCGTCGGATGGCTGGCGGACTGCTTCTGTAAGGCCCGCATCATTCAATTCATGTCTTTCCTCCAGATCCTGGTGCTGGGGGCCATGCTTCTGTGCTATAAATACGAAAACATTGAAATGGCCGTTTTCTGGTTTTGCGTCTTCTCCGTTCAGGCGACCATTCTGAGCCCGGCCAAAAAGGGAGTGGTCAAGGACATGGTAGGCTCCCGGCAGCTGGGCTACGCTTCAGGGCTGATGGAAATGAGCCTCATCCTGTCCATGCTGGCGGCCCAGATAGGCATCTTCGCCTGGTTCGACATCCTGCAAGTCTCCTCCAACGACGGCTGGGAAGCGGCCGCTTTTCCCACATTCATCCTCACCTGCATCGCCGTTCCCGTAGCCATTGCGTCCCTTTACCTCCCGCGGTATCCGGCCAACCAGACCAGGAAATTCGAATGGAAGCTCTTTTACGAACATTTCGTGCAGCTTAAATACCTCTGGAGCCAGCGGGACTTGAGGCTCAGTGAAATCGGCGTTTCCTACTTCTGGTTCCTGGCCGGGGCCCTGATGCTCATCTCCCTCCAAATCGCCCAGGAACACCCCATTGACGGCACCGGATTCAGCATGTCCGCGGCCATTCTCATGGCATGGCTCAGCGGCGGCACGGTGGTAGGCGGCGTCATCGCCTCCATCATCTGCCGTAAAAAGATTGAACTGGGGCTCATTCCCCTGGGCGCGATCGGCTTCACTATCGGGTGCATATTCATGTCCTTCTTCGCTCCCGGCTCCCTTCCCAGCAACATCGGGTTCGGCATCACCGGGGCTTTCGCCGCCGCGTACCTGGTGCCGTTAAACGCCCACCTTCAGGACAACTGCGACCCCTCCAACCGCAGCACCGTCATCGCCGCCGGCAACCTGATGGACTGCCTGATGGGGCTGGTGGCCGTCGGCTTCCAGCTCATGCTCAGGAATATCTTCTCCATCCAGAACCAATTCTGGGTGCTGGCCGCCCTGGGCGTGGTCATCACCATTGTGGCATTCCGGCTTATTCCCCGTGAATTCATCCGCATGATGGGCCTCTGGATCATGAGGATTGTCTACCGCTCCCGCATCATCCACCAGGACCGCATTCCGGAAGACGGCGGGGCCGTCATCGTCTCCAACCATGTCACCTACGGGGATGCGCTGTTCCTTTCTCTCATCTGCCCGCGCCCCATACGGTTCATCGTGGCGGAGGAATTCGTAGCCATCCGCTGGCTCGGCTGGATTCTGGAACTCTTCAACTGCCTGCCCATTTCCTCCCGTAATCCGCGGGAATCCCTGTCCAAGGCCATTCAGGCCCTGAAGGCCGGAGAAGTCATCTGCATCTTCCCGGAAGGCCAGCTTACCCGCACGGGCACCCTTTGCGCCGCGCGGCGGGGGCTGGAAATGCTGGCGAAAAAATCGCGCTGCCCCATCGTGCCCATTTACATGGACGAACTATGGGGCAGCATCTTTTCCTACTCAGGCAACCGCTTCTTCTCCAAGGCGCCTCTCCGCGTTCCCTACCGTTTCACCGCCGCCATCGGAGAGCCCATTGAGCCTGACGCCGTCAATCCCCGCATGGTCATCAACACGCTGCGGGAGCTGTCCTCCACATGCCTGGAAATTGCGGCCAGCATCGGCAGGGATGCCATCCTGAACCATCTGGAGCGCATCGCCCACAAGCCGCTGGTCTTCTCTAAAAACGCGCGGCTCTCCGGGTATGAAATAGCGGAATGCCTGATGAACGACACCGTGGAAGCGGAGCATCCGGAACTCAGGAAATGGTTGTCCACCCTGCTGGACAGCACCCGCTCCCAAAGCCGCCTGTGCGACTTCTGGATGAACGCCCAGCAGCTGGAACGGGTGAACTCCCTCCAGCCCCGGGAACTTCTGCTCACCAGCGTAGGACGCGAAGAAGTCCACGAAACGGTGGCAGCCGTCCTCTGGCCCATCCTCACCAGCACTCCCGTTTACCTCATCAGCGACGGGGACCACAGCATGCCGGAAGGCATCAGGCAGATAGCCGGCTCCGATTTCCTGCGCCGCAGGCTCTACAGCCTGGTTCCGAAGACGCGCACGCCGTTTTATGACTTCAGCGGCTCGGGAGACCTGGTTCTTCCCAACATCGGCTGGCGGCCCTGCTTCGCCACGGACCGCGGCATTATCCTGGCCATGTCCATGAAGAGAAGCGTCTTCAAGCTGGATGACGGCACCGTGCAGCTCGGCATGCGGGCCAGGACAAGAGGGCGCCTCCTTCCCGGCTTTTACCTGAATCCCCCTCTTTCCAACGTCATCGCCGGGGCCACCCTCTCCACCCCTTATTCCCTGCCGCCCAACCTGTACCTGGACGAGTCGGGCTTCCTGGCGGAACTCCAGTCTTCCAACCATGAACAATAA
- a CDS encoding deoxycytidylate deaminase: MNNNSSSTRLPIPQYVMTLAHAAALRSEDPYRKVGAAALDADNRVIGTAYNGLYPGFKAQDTFWASREERQKYMLHAEINLCSLFRRGEAKVVACTTMPCTSCMQALCAHGVKTIYYCEPYDKSEAPAIASLYGVKLIQVTDYPLSRHFPLVLDN, encoded by the coding sequence ATGAACAATAACTCCTCGTCAACCCGCCTTCCCATCCCGCAGTATGTAATGACGCTGGCGCACGCGGCAGCCCTGCGGTCGGAGGACCCGTACCGCAAGGTGGGAGCCGCCGCCCTGGATGCGGACAACCGCGTCATCGGCACCGCCTACAACGGACTGTATCCCGGATTCAAGGCTCAGGACACCTTCTGGGCCAGCCGGGAAGAACGCCAGAAATACATGCTGCATGCGGAAATCAACCTGTGCAGCCTGTTCCGGAGGGGGGAAGCCAAGGTGGTGGCATGCACCACAATGCCCTGTACCTCCTGCATGCAGGCGCTGTGCGCCCACGGCGTAAAGACCATTTATTACTGTGAGCCTTATGATAAATCCGAAGCCCCTGCCATCGCCAGCCTTTACGGTGTGAAACTGATCCAGGTTACGGACTATCCGCTCAGCCGACACTTCCCCCTTGTCCTGGACAACTGA
- a CDS encoding OsmC family protein, which translates to MVKTKTTYEGGLHCSMVHEPSGATLSTDAPVDNNGKGESFSPTDLVGAALAGCMSTIMGIVAGRKGIHLEGMTVEVAKHMNADPRRIGKLEVVITVPLPSDCPDRNLLEQAALSCPVKHSLHPDIEIPITWKWVG; encoded by the coding sequence ATGGTAAAAACTAAAACGACGTACGAGGGCGGCCTCCATTGTTCCATGGTTCATGAACCTTCCGGGGCCACGCTTTCCACGGATGCCCCCGTGGACAATAACGGCAAGGGCGAGTCTTTTTCTCCCACGGACCTGGTAGGCGCGGCGCTTGCCGGCTGCATGAGCACGATCATGGGTATTGTTGCCGGGCGTAAGGGAATCCATCTGGAAGGAATGACGGTGGAAGTGGCCAAACACATGAATGCGGATCCCCGCCGTATCGGCAAGCTGGAAGTCGTCATTACCGTTCCGCTTCCGTCCGATTGTCCGGACAGGAATCTGCTGGAACAGGCAGCTCTGAGCTGTCCGGTCAAGCACAGCCTGCACCCTGATATTGAAATACCCATTACCTGGAAATGGGTTGGCTGA
- a CDS encoding protein-disulfide reductase DsbD family protein, translating to MRNFLKTAAGCLGIIAGCFSTGAAQDFGGMSFGEAGDFGPPRTSGSSKATVTSYGEAPFVIVTELELPDHWHVYYKNPGTVGLPMEAAFQPVSGFRVEGPFWQVPELGKGLVDFYGYSGKAKMAFRVTPEKDAPPEATFTTTMTWQMCAEQCAAPETRNFSVTLKRGDGQTAPDAAELTGNMAGLAAPDWAEGLKARISQEGKTVTLHLRTNGRPVPQDSVYFFCNQGEINPTTPQTFKKLDDSNYELSMQFNDTTDGLYPNNLPDADKGKPLTSLSGILRAGREGIIITADDRPFSGESQATAAGTESAPEPSASIPAPPLMGLGEIMFFMFIGGIILNVMPCVFPVIGLKIMGFVQLGGGERKKVLAHSLTFVLGILISFWIITAILIALKANMFDWSAPAGPGIFSGDFWLGRGAEGIVNWAFWFENPWVNFCLLGLMLAMGLSMFGVFEIGVKATTMGNDLQRRKGYAGSFWSGALATVISTPCSAPFLGQAIGAAMLQPPLGIVLCLTMMGLGMSLPYIILGAFPVLTKYLPKPGAWMESFKQAMSFLMFGTAAYFLWIYMAFFDADNHPQDILFLFFGLVLFSLAFWVYGRWCPMYRSRKSRITGGIFSVIFLLAGLYYMLPPEGAAWFGRGSAPGAAESSAAAAPSLQEEGNIWTPWSPEAMQAALDGGKPVYVDFTARWCSTCQVNKASYTDEVLAAFKKYGIVMMKADKTRTSPAIDQELKNLGRTAVPVNALYLPGRKPVVTRELLSPAYLLEFLEKEMNR from the coding sequence ATGAGAAACTTTTTGAAAACAGCCGCCGGCTGCCTGGGCATAATCGCCGGGTGTTTCAGCACGGGGGCGGCCCAGGACTTCGGCGGCATGAGCTTTGGAGAGGCGGGGGACTTTGGCCCTCCCCGGACATCCGGTTCCTCCAAGGCCACAGTCACCTCCTATGGAGAAGCTCCCTTCGTCATCGTGACGGAGCTGGAGCTGCCGGACCACTGGCACGTTTACTACAAAAATCCGGGAACCGTGGGCCTTCCCATGGAAGCCGCCTTCCAGCCTGTGTCCGGTTTCCGGGTGGAAGGCCCCTTCTGGCAAGTTCCGGAACTGGGGAAAGGGCTTGTGGATTTTTACGGATACAGCGGAAAGGCTAAAATGGCGTTCCGGGTAACTCCGGAAAAGGACGCTCCCCCGGAAGCGACGTTCACCACCACCATGACGTGGCAGATGTGCGCGGAACAGTGCGCCGCCCCGGAAACCAGAAACTTCAGCGTCACGCTGAAGCGCGGAGACGGGCAGACAGCCCCTGACGCGGCGGAATTGACCGGGAACATGGCAGGGCTTGCCGCCCCCGACTGGGCGGAAGGGCTGAAAGCCCGGATTTCCCAGGAAGGGAAAACCGTCACCCTGCACCTCAGGACAAACGGACGCCCCGTTCCGCAGGATTCCGTCTATTTTTTCTGCAATCAGGGGGAAATCAACCCTACCACTCCCCAAACCTTCAAAAAACTGGATGACTCCAATTATGAGCTGTCCATGCAATTCAATGACACCACGGACGGCCTTTACCCCAACAACCTGCCGGACGCGGACAAGGGGAAACCGCTGACCAGCCTTTCCGGCATCCTGCGCGCCGGCAGGGAAGGCATCATCATCACCGCGGACGACCGCCCCTTCTCCGGGGAATCCCAGGCAACAGCCGCCGGAACGGAATCCGCCCCGGAACCTTCCGCCTCCATCCCCGCGCCTCCGCTGATGGGCCTGGGGGAAATCATGTTCTTCATGTTCATCGGCGGCATCATCCTCAATGTCATGCCGTGTGTCTTCCCGGTAATCGGTCTCAAGATTATGGGATTCGTTCAGCTGGGAGGGGGGGAACGGAAAAAAGTACTGGCCCACTCCCTTACCTTCGTACTGGGCATCCTGATTTCTTTCTGGATCATTACTGCCATTCTGATTGCGCTGAAAGCGAACATGTTTGACTGGAGCGCCCCAGCCGGCCCCGGCATATTCAGCGGAGACTTCTGGCTGGGCCGCGGCGCGGAGGGCATCGTCAACTGGGCGTTCTGGTTTGAAAACCCCTGGGTGAATTTCTGCCTGCTGGGCCTGATGCTCGCCATGGGGCTGAGCATGTTCGGCGTCTTTGAAATAGGCGTCAAAGCTACGACCATGGGCAACGACCTCCAGCGCCGGAAAGGTTATGCCGGCTCCTTCTGGTCCGGCGCCCTGGCTACGGTCATCTCCACCCCGTGCAGCGCTCCGTTCCTGGGCCAGGCTATCGGCGCGGCCATGCTCCAGCCGCCGCTGGGCATCGTGCTCTGCCTGACCATGATGGGGCTTGGAATGTCCCTTCCCTACATCATTCTGGGCGCCTTTCCCGTCCTGACCAAATACCTGCCCAAACCCGGCGCATGGATGGAATCCTTCAAGCAGGCCATGTCCTTCCTGATGTTCGGCACCGCCGCCTACTTCCTCTGGATTTACATGGCATTCTTTGATGCTGACAACCATCCCCAGGACATCCTGTTCCTCTTCTTCGGGCTGGTGCTGTTTTCCCTGGCCTTTTGGGTATACGGCAGATGGTGCCCCATGTACCGCAGCAGAAAGTCCCGCATCACGGGAGGCATCTTCTCCGTAATCTTCCTGCTGGCCGGCTTGTACTACATGCTTCCGCCGGAAGGAGCCGCCTGGTTCGGCCGCGGTTCCGCTCCCGGGGCGGCGGAGTCCTCCGCTGCCGCAGCACCCTCCCTCCAGGAGGAAGGAAACATCTGGACGCCCTGGAGCCCGGAAGCCATGCAGGCCGCCCTGGACGGAGGGAAACCCGTTTATGTGGACTTCACGGCCCGCTGGTGCTCCACCTGCCAGGTCAACAAGGCCTCCTATACGGATGAAGTGCTGGCCGCTTTCAAAAAATATGGCATCGTCATGATGAAGGCGGACAAGACCCGCACGAGCCCCGCCATTGACCAGGAACTTAAAAACCTGGGGCGCACGGCCGTTCCCGTCAATGCCCTGTATCTTCCCGGCAGAAAACCCGTCGTCACCAGGGAACTCCTGTCCCCGGCCTACCTGCTGGAATTCCTGGAAAAGGAAATGAACCGCTAG
- a CDS encoding 3'-5' exonuclease has protein sequence MPPLSDTIGGLRFAAIDFESAGAARGETDQPVQIGIAACSRLEDEPELWTSYIAVEKPVLWSASQVHGITTEMLADAPSFPSLWPEIRSRLGQAVVVGHNPATERKFLRRFPGHGFGPWLDTLALGRMCVPGLEDYSLSSLCGALGLTCSVEALLPARRWHDALYDALASLLIVRFLVKELNLSGQPLEVLGKAVRT, from the coding sequence ATGCCTCCGCTTTCGGATACAATCGGCGGCCTGCGTTTTGCCGCCATTGATTTTGAATCCGCCGGCGCGGCCCGGGGGGAGACGGACCAGCCCGTCCAGATAGGCATAGCCGCATGTTCCCGCCTGGAGGACGAACCTGAGTTGTGGACTTCCTATATTGCGGTGGAGAAGCCGGTTTTATGGTCCGCCTCCCAGGTGCACGGCATTACTACGGAGATGCTGGCGGATGCCCCGTCTTTTCCTTCCCTGTGGCCGGAGATACGTTCCCGGCTGGGGCAGGCCGTGGTGGTGGGGCATAATCCGGCTACGGAACGGAAGTTCCTGCGGCGGTTTCCGGGCCACGGCTTCGGTCCGTGGCTGGATACGCTGGCTTTGGGCAGGATGTGCGTCCCCGGTCTGGAGGATTATTCCCTGTCTTCTTTGTGCGGCGCCCTGGGGTTGACCTGTTCCGTGGAGGCGTTGCTTCCTGCGCGCCGCTGGCATGACGCTTTGTATGATGCGCTGGCAAGCCTGCTGATTGTCCGTTTTCTGGTAAAGGAATTGAATTTGTCCGGCCAGCCTCTGGAGGTATTGGGCAAGGCGGTGAGAACATGA